Genomic DNA from Theobroma cacao cultivar B97-61/B2 chromosome 3, Criollo_cocoa_genome_V2, whole genome shotgun sequence:
GTTTCTTCAAAATCTCCACATCTGCCTCACTCCACTCCATCTCCTCGCCATCGAAACCACTCCCGAgatcttctttttttgccCCTAAACTCGAAAAGCCATTtgaatttttacttttcaccTCTAAATTCGAAAACCCAATTGCATTTTCCACTGAAGAACCACGATTTCCACCCAATTCGTCAATTTTATCAGGCTTTGACCGCTTCtgggaaaattttttcttGGATTCAGGCTCAGGTTGGGGTTCTTGATCGATGGGATCAGGGATGATTGGTCCATGACCGATGCGAACGTCACCGCCGGTCAGGGAAGCAGGAGCAAAAGGGCCGAGAAAGAGTGAGAGGGAGAGCCAAAATAAGAGGGATTTGAAGGGCTCGGTGTGGAGAGAGAAgagggaaagagagagaagaagggAAGAGATTGAGAGCGAAATGAAAAGTAAGGTTTTGGAGGGTTTTTGTGGGGTATTCTCATGGAATGAGGAAGAGGCTTGCGGTCGTGATTGGAAGAGAAATCTGGGTCTGGTGTCCTCGTCCAAGAACTccatttcttctttgctttcgcaaaagagaaaattaggGTGGCGATGgctaaaaaaagaaacaggaCAACAGCTTTTGACTTTCTCTATCTAAATTTTGTCCAACagcattttttaattaacagAACAGAAGGAAGGAAAACAATTGTTGGTACCTTAGTCGTGTTATATCGGTCCATCGGAGATGCTTTATAAATAAGATTGGATCCAGAACTAATTAGATGACGAAATATTCtccaaatatatttaattaaaaaaatatcttattatttttttatttaatcaaaaaaatttatattgaaaagtaatagaattaattattattaacttaattttagtCATAATACagcttataaattatttaaaaattttaaataaaattttattcttttattatatttaattaagtttatatatatttatattaaattaaataagtttttataattaaaaattaattaattaatattaaataaaaatattatttattattttatattcggATGacatttttatgatatttatgTAATCCATAGAGAGtgaaaaatgttattatgttaaatcaacatatcacatcgttattaattataatatattaacatatcaaattattatcaattataatacATCAACATATCATGTCAACAtcacataatataaaattataaaagatattttaagtaaatcaatcattagttaaaaagtcttatttgatttgaagtaaaaatataaaaatttatataattcaaaataaaactataagagcttaattgaatataataaaattataagagttttttcaatttttttgaataatttatgaatttttttaaatattatatcttaattttaaaccaAAGATAagtaaacttttttattttattttattttttgcaagacttttcattttttaattaattataaataagattaaaagatttaattaattttttaaatttatctttcattattatcaaattaaatgaaaCTATAGTTCAATCTTTTGTCCGACCATTGCCTCCTTTATTAAATGAAACATCAAGTTTATTAATTGTGGTGAATATTAAGTATTTTTCAAATGTTGaaacaaaatacaaaaatattttatatattaaatttattttacttcaaaaatttatttttcttctaataTTTCCATAAACTAgctataataataaatgacggaataaaaaaaatgaattaccCTGTTATCTTGTCGAGCTTGTCTGTTTAGgatttgttttgctttttctttttgggttgCTTATCCTTTTTCTTGCACATTTGATGGATTTGAAGAAGTTAATAGAGCTCGTATACTCGGTCGGCTAGAACGTTCATCAAAACCGTCAATACTTTCTTAATGGAAGGACATAGTGCAAagggaataaaaaaaaaatatattgaaacgATTGATGCATAATCTTTTTAtctaaagaataaaattcgaatcttttcttcttcaattataaaaaaaatatatacatataagaCGATCTCagtaagaataaaaaagaatgagaGCTTAAAGCTTGAAATATGTAAAAGCATTGAAGACTTACTGAGAGGGAGGAAGCAATATCTTTAGCAAAAGACTTGAATCCAAGATTTGAATAAAACTAGCTTAATATtgtcatattttaaatattaaaaagttatgtataataaaaagtaatataTTCATTAATAAGTACAAATtctgattttatttaaaacaatCATCCTCCAACgtgaataaataaaatattacttttttaGTAATTTATTCTTAGAATCAATCAATGTATCTAACAATAATTACAATAAGTGatataattatttgttttaagccaaaatttattatttaaggatACCATAAGAGAAATGAGAAGTAAtcaactaaaattttttttaaaaaaactttcaAACAATATGATCTGTCCAATGAATTAAAACCTTGTTTCTCAATTTCAGAGGTTGTGTATGTATCGATGTACAaagaatcaaattcaaatgtcTATTCTCCTATACCTgttacatttattattatccaaCATTAAATTCGAGTAAACATAACtcataaataaatcaaaatttagaaatatttatttttacaatcatattattaaataataaataatttcaggcaataaatatttacttccttgaaccttttttttaataaaaactatagtaattataaatatttaaatacaatACACTTGAACACAAATatataaaccaaaaaaaaaaaagttagggTAGATGATGGGATTAAGCTTTATTCATCGAAGGAATCCAAAAGCCATAACAGGGATTCCTGTTTATTACAAGCAATTAAGCTTCCACACAAATGGAGGATTTTAACTTCACTTTCCTTCGAGCCGCTTTAAGTCTTCAGCCAACTCTGCAAAATGATAcgccaaaaaaaagaaaaaagaaattttcaatCAATATATGGAACAAGAAAGTTGAACCTCCAGcacaggaaaagaaaaagctattTCTTCCTGAGAGAAATAGCTATAAATTTACGTACTTGGAACAATCCACGTTGGGTGCAATGGTGACGGGCAAATTGATTCCACAATTAGCAGGAAGGGCCTGAGCTAACTGGGCATTTGGTTTCATGTTCTTAGCTGCTGACTTGATGCATTCGCAAGCGGCCTTCTTGTCAGAGGAGGACGATGCGGCAGACGCAAGGGCGGAGGCTCCAGCACAACAAGCAGAGGGCGGTTTCCCAGTCCCATTCACGAGGTAGTTCACGCAAGGTCTCAGGTCCTTGATCACATCACTACACGAAATCGCAGCGTCTGAAGCTGGAGCAGCAGCAAGCAAGAGGAGCAGGCAAACAGCAGCAAGAGCTGGGGTTCTGATTCTTGAAGCCATCTCTTTGAGGTAATCAGTACTGGTTCTTGCCCGCTTTTTATAggaaaaaagtgaaaatattttaacccagaagaaagagaggacagtgattttcttgtttctcacACCCAAGTTAGGTGTGattgattgaatttttatttgaaacaGACCAAAGAAGCCTCGCCATGTCAATTTGTGCAATCCACCACGAAACAATGCCAGTATTAAGAAACCATCGAACCGATTATTGCACTCTTGCATCAATTATGCGAAACGTGAAGGTGAATGTTCTCTAACTATGAAGCCGGTGTGAACTGGTTCTGATGGTACATGGAAAGCTGTATCGAAGGTGCTGATTAAGGTAAAGTGACTGCTTGGGTTTTAGAGCTGGTGGGAATTTGCACAATCAAATCCGGGAAGATTACTTCCTTTGGAAGAGTCCAACCTGTTGAAAATCTAATGTTTAATGTTATGCCATGAATGGACACCTTAACCAAACCCGATATTCATGTGTATAAAACTAGCACTAGAGAAGTCTACTTGTTAGAACTGGTTATCATAGATATCAAAAGGTAATATATTCTATTATCTCTaacttttaatcataattacaCACAATTTActaatttgtaaaatatacattctctctcaaataaataaataatattaatgtttaaattgaaatatctaaaatatcttttttctttttttttttatcttgttaAGTTGATCGGTGACTACATTTAATTCAGATCTGATCAAATTTATCAAGTAGCACTAGATCTGGTGCTCCCAAGATCCTATGGATCTGTGATCCCTAGGGATCACGCGAACAGTGCTCACATGATGGGGAGCACCAGATCAGTGCTCCCAAGGAGCACTCAAGGGAGGGAGATGGTGCCAGAGCTGTGGAGGggatagttttttttttaataaaaaaaaatttaaaataaaatataatttatataatgtagtaatttttaaaatggatgaagagtaaaattatttttttaatattatcatgTTATCAAactaatgaaaatattaatgattcaTTAACTGCTGGACTTATGTGTccagtaaaaaatatttttttgatatagattgtctattttaaaaactaatagatccgtataaaattataattaaaaattaagagtgagagtattttaccctttatattaagtttttttaCTCATTTGAAGAACAAGAGATAAATATCATTCCATGAAATGACTATTCTGTgaaacaaaccaaaaaaaatataaaatatgaaattaaatatgtaTACTTGGCTTGCTcagttttaaattaaataaatcaaccAAATATAATGTTAGCTAGCTACATATATCCAAAATCAATATGTTTGTTGAAAAAATGCCAATCCCAGCTGGATAATTTGTTCTATTAGGTCCAAATTCATTAACAATAACAAGGTCTCTTTGAGGACAATCCTTGCCAACAATATACTATTCACTATAGCTAAAAGTCCTTTTACTAATATCATACtatgattttaatatatatatatatatatatatatatatattatatgatGAAATTCTactaattaaataaagtttattaattttataatttaaggaGTATAATTGGATTAGTTTATTTAAtacaatattataatttaaaaattgtcattttaaatattttttgttgattaTAAATTTGTAAACCGCACCACAAGTTTTTCAGCAAAAAGTCTGACTTCAACGTTGCCGTTTCAATCTATTGACATATATTCCAAGCTTCGTTAGTTGATCTATATTTTTTGCAACGACCCCCTTTCGGAATAACGGCTAATGCGCTCTCGCTCTTTACTTCCTCTTCTTCCTTACTATCCCCTCTATGTTCGTTCCTTCTCTCAaaccatattctcaaatacGCATTACTCAAAACTCACTTTTAATGACTCCCAACTTTTCTATTTCCTCTCCAATCACCGTTTCCAAGAAGCCCGTAACCTGCTCGACAAAATGCCTCAAAGAAGCAACCATGCCCGCGTTGTTCACTTGACTTCTCTTCTCTCAAAGTTCTCAAGGGATGGTTTCATTAATGAAGCCAAAGCGCTGTTTGATATCATGCCTGAGAGGAACATTGTTAGTTATAATGCCATGTTGTCGGGTTTTGTACAGTGTGGGAGGATCAGTGAAGCAAGGAGGTTTTTCGGGGAAATGCCTGAAAGGAATGTGGTTTCGTGGACTTCGATGTTATGTGGGTTGTTGGAAAGTGGTAGAGTTTGtgaaggaaagaaattttTCTATGACATGCCTGAAAAGAATGTTGTGTCGTGGAATTCTCTGATTGGTGGGCTGATAAGGAATGGGGATTTGGAGGAGGCAAGGTTGGTTTTTGATGCAATGCCGGTGCGTAACATAATTTCATGGAACACTATGATTGCTGGATATGCTGAGAATTGTAGAATGAAAGAAGCTAGAATTTTGTTTGAGGAAATGGAGGATAGGAATGTGGTTACATGGACTAGTATGATAGCAGGTTATTGTAGGGCTGGTGAAGTGAATGAAGGATATTGTTTGTTTTGCAGAATGCCTGAGAGGAATATTGTTTCTTGGACTGCCATGATTGGAGGATTTACTTGGAATGGTTTCTATGGAGAAGCCCTGTTACTCTTTCTTGAAATGAAAGGGAACTATGAAATAAGACCTAACAGTGAGACTTTTGTATCTCTTGCTTATTCTTGTGCTGGCATGGGATTTCCTTTTCTTGGCAAGCAGTTACATGCACAAGTAATTGTTGATGGCTGGGAATATGATGATTATGATGGCAGGTTATCTAGGGGGCTCATTCACATGTATTCAGTATTTGGTATCATGAACTTtgcattttatatatttaaaaagaacTTGAATAACTCTGCCGTGCAATCATGTAATTCAATGATTAATGGTTATATTCATATTGGACAGTTGGAAGAGGCTCAGTACGTGTTTGACATATCACCTATCAGGGATAAGATTTCATGGACTTCAATGATTGATGGGTATTTGAGCATTGGACAagtatcaaaggcttgttatCTATTTAACAACATGCCAGAAAGGGATGCAGTTGCATGGACAGCAATGATTTCAGGTTATGTCCAAAATGAACTTTTTGTAGAATCTATCTCTTTATTTTTGGGAATGAGGGCGCAAGGTGTTTTTCCTCTGAATGCTACATATTCCATTCTTTTTGGAGCTGCTGGAGCTACAGCAAATCTTGATCAGGGGAGGCAGTTCCATTGCATGCTTATCAAAACACAGtatgaatttgatttgattcttgAGAATTCTCTTATCTCCATGTATGCAAAATGTGGGGTAATAGATGATGCATATAACATATTCTCAACTATGGTCTCTCGGGATTTGGTTTCATGGAATTCAATGATCATGGGATTTTCACATCATGGGCTAGCAAATGAAGCTCTAAAGATTTTTGAAGCCATACTTGAATCTGGAATTCACCCGAATTCTGTTACCTTTTTGGGTATTCTATCGGCATGTTGCCATGTAGGCCTTATCAGTAAAGCATTGgaattatttaattcaatgAGGCATATATATGGAATTCAACCTGGTTTAGAGCATTATGTTTCTGTAATCAATCTTTTGGGCAGAGCAGGGAGAATAAGGGAAGCGGAAGAGTTTGTATTGAGACTACCTTCTGAACCAGATCGTGCTATTTGGGGGGCATTGCTTGGTGTATGTGGATTCAGTGAGACAGGAGTGGAGATTGCTAAACATGCTGCCCAAAAACTGCTTGAGCTGGACCCACTGAATGCACCTGCCCATGTGGTTCTCTGCAATATAT
This window encodes:
- the LOC18606102 gene encoding non-specific lipid-transfer protein 8, translated to MASRIRTPALAAVCLLLLLAAAPASDAAISCSDVIKDLRPCVNYLVNGTGKPPSACCAGASALASAASSSSDKKAACECIKSAAKNMKPNAQLAQALPANCGINLPVTIAPNVDCSKVG
- the LOC18606101 gene encoding dnaJ homolog subfamily C member 2, which gives rise to MEFLDEDTRPRFLFQSRPQASSSFHENTPQKPSKTLLFISLSISSLLLSLSLFSLHTEPFKSLLFWLSLSLFLGPFAPASLTGGDVRIGHGPIIPDPIDQEPQPEPESKKKFSQKRSKPDKIDELGGNRGSSVENAIGFSNLEVKSKNSNGFSSLGAKKEDLGSGFDGEEMEWSEADVEILKKQMVKNPVGKPGRWESIAEAFKGKHRMEGVIKKAKELGEKKAGDSDSYAQFLKNRKPLDTRIHGGNDGVTSESQESSGGGDNNAGAAGWSSGEDIALLNALKAFPKDAPMRWEKIAAAVPGKSKAACMKRVAELKRDYRSSKASDEGN
- the LOC18606103 gene encoding pentatricopeptide repeat-containing protein At1g32415, mitochondrial, with translation MRSRSLLPLLPYYPLYVRSFSQTIFSNTHYSKLTFNDSQLFYFLSNHRFQEARNLLDKMPQRSNHARVVHLTSLLSKFSRDGFINEAKALFDIMPERNIVSYNAMLSGFVQCGRISEARRFFGEMPERNVVSWTSMLCGLLESGRVCEGKKFFYDMPEKNVVSWNSLIGGLIRNGDLEEARLVFDAMPVRNIISWNTMIAGYAENCRMKEARILFEEMEDRNVVTWTSMIAGYCRAGEVNEGYCLFCRMPERNIVSWTAMIGGFTWNGFYGEALLLFLEMKGNYEIRPNSETFVSLAYSCAGMGFPFLGKQLHAQVIVDGWEYDDYDGRLSRGLIHMYSVFGIMNFAFYIFKKNLNNSAVQSCNSMINGYIHIGQLEEAQYVFDISPIRDKISWTSMIDGYLSIGQVSKACYLFNNMPERDAVAWTAMISGYVQNELFVESISLFLGMRAQGVFPLNATYSILFGAAGATANLDQGRQFHCMLIKTQYEFDLILENSLISMYAKCGVIDDAYNIFSTMVSRDLVSWNSMIMGFSHHGLANEALKIFEAILESGIHPNSVTFLGILSACCHVGLISKALELFNSMRHIYGIQPGLEHYVSVINLLGRAGRIREAEEFVLRLPSEPDRAIWGALLGVCGFSETGVEIAKHAAQKLLELDPLNAPAHVVLCNIYAARGLYLAEQKLRKEMGLRGVRKVPGCSWIQLNGRVYMFKSGDKLHPQADEVLSLLFGVSDKS